A single genomic interval of Gouania willdenowi chromosome 22, fGouWil2.1, whole genome shotgun sequence harbors:
- the LOC114456276 gene encoding tuberoinfundibular peptide of 39 residues-like, producing the protein MSEMTAVPQLSYRLLCILGMTLVTSGFPQPRLPLGSPDDFDDHQRVEWSILFPSISLQDWSIQMSAPALQTTAGSKARLTRDSWFFSPDRADTSVDAAWSTHGAGMVKRNMVVADDAAFREKSKLLTSMERQKWLNTYMQKLLVVNSS; encoded by the exons ATGTCTGAAATGACTGCTGTCCCCCAACTGTCCTATCGGTTGCTTTGCattctgggtatgaccttggtgACATCAGGCTTTCCTCAGCCTCGGCTGCctctggg AAGCCCAGATGACTTTGATGATCATCAACGAGTGGAGTGGAGCATCCTCTTCCCCTCTATCTCTTTACAGGATTGGAGCATCCAGATGTCAGCTCCGGCCCTCCAAACCACTGCTGGCAGCAAAGCACGGCTGACGAGGGATTCATGGTTCTTTTCACCAGACAGAGCCGACACCAG CGTGGACGCAGCGTGGTCCACGCACGGCGCTGGGATGGTGAAGAGGAACATGGTGGTCGCTGATGACGCCGCCTTCAGAGAGAAAAGTAAACTCCTCACATCCATGGAGCGACAGAAGTGGCTCAACACGTACATGCAGAAACTGCTGGTTGTTAATTCCTCTTGA
- the LOC114456636 gene encoding tubulin epsilon and delta complex protein 1-like has protein sequence MPTVMQRNKACVSVSVKHVIGALCKLLTAVGLERVPIPETFRRAKFGGGPEADLFWKLLSDILLTANIVSSETHLHLKGEHRELVCAGLWQSGYHANWMFDRNDGREGGEQEAFSSRDLLLALGWLLAAGILEQVVMQRMLKLDRTLVTCRLVSPSFPSELPVDPASLRRLQWLTGSLRHQGRSLLSSLHERTRVLHKVLATSLPPTLPSPPSDQSSAVLKEDCGRIQQLCDLLEAFVSWKQMEDVFWSWMDSVADCHQTHAAIQRPACLPNQSPRHCLHGTQQLKKLEDVLQKLSSSQQGQIEAQKLRDELCVSFLPPPPPPPLPHSSLPSSSSLSPAYRARFHPQSSGRPTVGPAEGHVLASHAVDQLRHTEAVLMERRRSKRMDNRAELQEISGRNEELVLIPP, from the exons ATGCCGACCGTGATGCAGCGGAACAAAGCGTGCGTGAGCGTGTCGGTGAAGCACGTGATCGGAGCTCTGTGTAAACTTCTAACGGCCGTAGGACTGGAGCGCGTGCCCATCCCGGAGACTTTCAGACGGGCAAAGTTTGGAGGCGGACCGGAA GCAGATCTTTTCTGGAAGCTTCTCTCTGACATCCTGCTGACTGCCAACATTGTTTCCTCTGAAACACACTTGCACCTGAAAGGAG AGCACAGGGAGCTGGTGTGTGCAGGCCTGTGGCAGAGCGGGTACCATGCTAACTGGATGTTTGATAGAAATGATGGAAGGGAAGGAGGAGAACAGGAGGCGTTCTCCAGCAGGGATCTCCTACTGGCTTTGGGCTGGCTGTTGGCTGCAGGGATTCTGGAACAAGTGGTGATGCAGCGAATGCTGAAGCTGGACAGAACATTGGTCACATGTAGATTA GTGAGCCCTAGTTTTCCCAGTGAGCTCCCAGTAGACCCAGCATCCCTGAGAAGGCTTCAGTGGCTCACTGGGAGTCTGAGGCATCAGGGGCGGAGCCTATTGTCCTCACTGCACGAGCGAACCCGAGTTCTTCACAAG GTGCTAGCTACCAGCCTCCCCCCCACTCTACCATCGCCCCCGTCTGATCAGAGCTCTGCAGTCCTGAAGGAG GACTGTGGTCGTATCCAGCAGCTCTGTGATCTCCTTGAAGCATTTGTGAGCTGGAAACAGATGGAGGACGTGTTCTGGTCCTGGATG gacagTGTGGCAGACTGCCATCAGACACACGCTGCCATTCAAAGGCCGGCCTGTTTACCCAATCAGAGTCCAAGACACTGTCTCCATGGAACCCAGCAGCTTAAGAAACTTGAAGACGTGCTACAAAAGTTGTCTTCGTCACAA CAGGGACAGATTGAAGCTCAGAAGCTGAGGGACGAGCTGTGTGTGTCcttcctcccccctcctcctcctcctcctcttcctcactccTCCCTCCCCTCCTCATCATCGTTATCTCCCGCCTATCGAGCCCGGTTCCATCCTCAGAGCTCTGGTAGACCCACAGTGGGTCCTGCTGAGGGACACGTCCTGGCCTCACACGCTGTAGACCAGCTCCGTCACACTGAGGCTGTGctgatggagaggaggaggagcaagAGGATGGACAACAGGGCGGAGCTGCAGGAGATCAGTGGAAGGAACGAAGAGCTGGTGTTGATCCCACCATGA